A genomic window from Triticum urartu cultivar G1812 chromosome 7, Tu2.1, whole genome shotgun sequence includes:
- the LOC125520212 gene encoding sucrose:sucrose 1-fructosyltransferase-like: MESSRGILIPGTPPLPYAYEPLPSSSADANGQEDRRITGGVRWRAWAAVLAVGALVVAAAVFGASRVDRDAVASSVPATAEHGVLEKASGPYSASGGFPWSNAMLQWQRTGYHFQPEKNYQNDPNGPVYYKGWYHFFYQHNPGGTGWGNISWGHAVSRDMVHWRHLPLAMVPEHWYDIEGVLTGSITVLPDGRVILLYTGNTETFAQVTCLAEAAEPSDPLLREWVKHPANPVVYPPPGIGMKDYRDPTTAWFDNSDNTWRIIIGSKNDTDHSGIVFTYKTKDFVSYELIPGYLYRGPAGTGMYECIDLFAVGGGRAASDMYNSTAEDVLYVLKESSDDDRRDYYALGRFDAAANTWTPIDTEQELGVALRYDYGRYDASKSFYDPVKQRRIVWGYVVETDSWSADAAKGWANLQSIPRTVALDEKTRTNLIQWPVEELDTLRINTTDLSGISVGAGSVVSLPLHQTSQLDIEASFRINASTIEALNEVDVGYNCTMTSGAATRGALGPFGILVLANVALTEQTAVYFYVSKGLDGGLRTHFCHDELRSTHATDVAKEVVGSTVPVLDGEDFSVRVLVDHSIVQSFVMGGRMTATSRAYPTEAIYAAAGVYLFNNATGASITAEKLVVHDMDSSYNRIFTDEDLLVLD, translated from the exons ATGGAGTCGTCACGCGGCATCCTCATCCCCGGCACGCCGCCGCTGCCCTACGCGTACGAGCCGCTGCCCTCCTCCTCCGCCGACGCCAACGGCCAGGAGGACCGGCGGATCACCGGCGGCGTGAGGTGGCGCGCGTGGGCCGCCGTGCTGGCCGTGGGGGCGCTCGTCGTCGCCGCCGCGGTCTTTGGGGCCAGCAGGGTCGACCGGGACGCGGTGGCCTCCTCCGTACCGGCTACAGCGGAACATGGCGTGCTGGAGAAGGCGTCCGGGCCATACTCCGCCAGCGGCGGCTTCCCGTGGAGCAACGCCATGCTGCAGTGGCAGCGCACCGGCTACCATTTCCAGCCGGAGAAGAACTACCAGAACG ATCCCAACG GTCCGGTGTACTACAAAGGATGGTACCACTTCTTCTACCAGCACAACCCGGGGGGCACCGGGTGGGGCAACATCTCATGGGGCCATGCCGTGTCGCGGGACATGGTCCACTGGCGTCACCTACCGCTCGCCATGGTGCCCGAGCACTGGTACGACATCGAGGGTGTCCTCACCGGATCCATCACCGTGCTCCCCGATGGCAGGGTCATCCTGCTCTACACAGGGAACACCGAGACGTTCGCGCAGGTGACCTGCCTCGCGGAGGCCGCTGAACCAAGCGACCCCCTCCTCCGCGAGTGGGTCAAGCACCCCGCCAACCCCGTCGTGTACCCGCCCCCTGGCATCGGCATGAAGGACTACCGTGACCCAACCACGGCATGGTTCGACAACTCTGACAACACGTGGCGCATCATCATTGGCTCCAAGAACGACACCGATCACTCCGGCATCGTCTTCACGTACAAGACCAAAGACTTCGTCAGCTACGAGCTGATACCGGGATACTTGTACCGTGGCCCCGCCGGCACCGGCATGTACGAGTGCATCGATCTATTTGCCGTGGGCGGCGGTCGCGCCGCCAGTGACATGTACAATTCGACGGCCGAGGACGTGCTGTACGTGCTCAAGGAGAGCAGCGACGACGACCGGCGCGACTATTACGCGCTCGGGAGGTTCGACGCAGCGGCCAACACATGGACGCCGATCGACACCGAGCAGGAACTCGGCGTCGCGCTGCGGTACGACTATGGCAGGTACGACGCGTCCAAGTCCTTCTACGACCCCGTGAAGCAGCGGCGGATCGTCTGGGGGTACGTCGTCGAGACCGACTCCTGGAGCGCCGACGCCGCCAAGGGGTGGGCCAACCTCCAG TCGATTCCGAGGACGGTGGCGCTGGACGAGAAGACCCGGACGAACCTCATCCAATGGCCGGTGGAGGAGCTCGATACCCTCCGCATCAACACCACCGATCTTAGCGGCATCAGTGTCGGTGCTGGATCCGTCGTCTCCCTCCCTCTCCACCAGACCTCCCAACTCGACATCGAGGCATCCTTCCGCATCAACGCCTCCACCATTGAGGCACTCAACGAGGTCGACGTCGGCTACAACTGCACCATGACCAGCGGCGCCGCCACCCGTGGCGCGCTCGGCCCCTTTGGCATTCTCGTTCTTGCCAACGTCGCCCTGACAGAACAGACGGCGGTGTACTTTTATGTGTCCAAGGGCCTCGACGGTGGTCTTCGGACGCACTTCTGCCACGATGAGTTGCGGTCGACACATGCTACCGATGTGGCGAAGGAGGTAGTTGGTAGCACGGTACCGGTGCTCGACGGCGAGGATTTTTCCGTTAGGGTGCTCGTGGACCACTCCATCGTGCAGAGCTTCGTGATGGGCGGGAGGATGACGGCGACGTCAAGGGCCTACCCGACGGAGGCCATTTACGCGGCGGCGGGGGTCTACCTGTTCAACAATGCCACCGGCGCCAGCATCACCGCTGAGAAGCTCGTCGTGCACGACATGGATTCGTCGTACAACCGGATATTCACAGACGAAGACTTGTTAGTCCTCGATTAG